Proteins encoded in a region of the Manduca sexta isolate Smith_Timp_Sample1 chromosome 9, JHU_Msex_v1.0, whole genome shotgun sequence genome:
- the LOC115441313 gene encoding uncharacterized protein LOC115441313 isoform X2, with amino-acid sequence MIPLELDGDNLGEKHQLYNRLLKEALIKKNIKLTPNFKECGDIENLLKIDVACINKNVNFILEVLKCEDMLYVSRVVKRSTWLITEPEHAHIINIDYLKTHIFPYMTTRAINKLMLSIRIHIKDEKRADQFFEYEAQKNNMEKALKWLPQCSMPFIERTVAKHTELISLHLNKRLCERSITALEVYINHNNQYLHPSSLTNTLFLTYNNTERYLNIIEKLYYIPSFGRKHTKVLMKVCPQKILNNFEKFLGHIDYATCAKYMKREDIKSFLLKQASNEKVNYRFLKYYYIKHFLQRLPKESQLELIIQLKFISTKTSGTLRKEDNNAHKSASNYEWTLLKNDYEWYKIAPFDVAFRHIKKLIRTKSSPVERNSMLATILYCAGNNSKNIHTLLKYYYENHINEPLRFKVQFIEGVLKNLDVLKNKEIWSIINRLFCSMEVYNESTNDNIQKIIDVIIIYNAINKIPNLKIIEDKFSFSTLKEYKNKLLPTERENVFEYLFNNVQKKMENISITEEICYNELVTLMNNILELLNDWEKKLDDYPFIIKKIKELIAIKREKLWDSDLSTLYHVNKIWRKYLFEESIILSPSESVCINALKHGPSLLSRYKNEIQDLFCNNSMPLKTVFNKLRIYWPLSLTSEWSNFYFQQLDNPNKHKTAIKVLMIILPPDQLEDFIIKYAPENTKINWGAINELSVSLRKYAAKNMHLSRPLLAPEMVLLYAKGDYLQYCVPALNSILSSISSNHSGPIVQKLLTAPVSLQKYGIRLAFSRLGSKDLKLLFSKMWLSTTNATIRAIIFQKTHDFLCNNTNIDDSEDMWELLGNFINNLSHMENKNIYKLLGEVMKMPYNVRGKFYMKSYSFLNSMPFDDYIQGIINELIKNTPNVVNQIDIEYIADTMFQSVNETFDKSICTLLNVFTTKTLFCKDEETQLRNYERIIVPLMDRQLPFWDVKYENQKYVQFNIKRLLNSFISNLKYVLLDRNKVIPVKIFTNILNKLENSLSSKENYVFITSWKLLTFYIELINTHRSSFPFVEIDETDDIVTDVNYNLYKNIEDKWDELFRAVIPFFAKVCTDNLHVDVQRYFPLIHVLYGQAVINVVSGLNQCHQHYLLFKRMLTIDKSLENCFIIIKYCSIYPHDGQESNLDEIRSMLESHTSPEIKLHCIEKFTVVDHENIKKQEK; translated from the coding sequence ATGATTCCACTGGAACTAGATGGTGACAATTTGGGAGAGAAACATCAACTTTATAACAGATTGTTAAAGGAGGCTCtcattaaaaagaatataaaattaacacctAACTTCAAGGAGTGTGGAGACATTGAAAATCTCCTGAAAATCGACGTTgcttgcataaataaaaatgttaattttatcctTGAAGTGCTCAAATGCGAAGATATGTTATATGTTTCAAGAGTGGTGAAACGAAGCACTTGGCTGATAACTGAACCCGAACACGCGCATATAATCAACATAGACTATCTAAAAACACATATATTCCCTTATATGACAACCAGAGCGATCAACAAACTAATGCTCAGTATAAGGATTCATATAAAAGACGAAAAAAGAGCAGACCAATTCTTTGAATACGAAGCGCAGAAGAATAATATGGAAAAGGCCCTGAAATGGTTACCGCAGTGTTCAATGCCTTTTATAGAACGAACTGTTGCAAAACATACAGAGCTTATatcattacatttaaataaacgtTTATGTGAGAGGTCTATCACGGCGCTGGAAGTGTACATAAACCATAATAACCAATACTTGCATCCAAGTTCCTTAACAAACACACTGTTTTTAACATACAATAATACTGAAAGATATTTGAACATTATAGaaaaactgtattatatacctagtTTTGGGCGTAAACATACCAAGGTTTTAATGAAAGTGTGCCCtcaaaaaattttaaataattttgaaaaatttttgGGCCACATCGATTACGCTACTTGTGCGAAATATATGAAAAGAGAAGATATCAAATCGTTTTTGTTAAAACAAGCAAGTAACGAAAAAGTAAACTACCGCTTTCTTAAATACTATTACATCAAGCATTTTCTTCAGCGATTGCCTAAAGAAAGTCAATTGGAacttataatacaattaaagttCATTAGCACTAAAACATCTGGTACACTTAGAAAGGAAGATAATAATGCACATAAAAGCGCGTCCAATTACGAATGGACACTTCTGAAAAATGATTATGAATGGTATAAAATAGCTCCTTTTGATGTAGCTTttcgtcatataaaaaaattaatacgaaCTAAATCCTCACCTGTTGAGAGAAATTCAATGCTAGCCACTATTTTATATTGCGCTGGTAATAACAGTAAGAATATACATACTTTGCTAAAATATTACTATGAAAACCATATAAACGAACCACTTAGGTTCAAGGTACAATTTATAGAAGGAGTATTAAAAAATTTGGATGTTcttaaaaacaaagaaatttgGTCGATTATAAATCGATTGTTCTGTAGTATGGAAGTGTATAATGAGTCTACTAATGATAACATCCAAAAAATTattgatgttattataatttataatgctataaataaaataccgaatttgaaaattattgaaGACAAATTTTCATTTAGCACTTTAAAGgaatacaaaaacaaactatTGCCAACTGAAAGggaaaatgtttttgaatatcTATTTAACAATgtgcaaaaaaaaatggaaaatatatctattacaGAAGAGATATGTTACAATGAGTTAGTtacattaatgaataatattctcGAGCTACTTAATGATTGGGAAAAGAAGTTAGATGATTATCCATTTATCATTAAGAAAATAAAGGAGTTGATTGCAATTAAACGAGAAAAATTATGGGACTCAGATTTATCGACTCTCTATCATGTCAATAAAATATGGCGAAAATACTTGTTCGAAGAATCAATTATCCTATCGCCTTCGGAGTCAGTATGCATCAACGCTCTTAAGCATGGCCCGAGTCTATTATCACGTTACAAGAATGAAATACaggatttgttttgtaataattctATGCCTTTGAAAACTGTCTTCAATAAACTACGCATATACTGGCCGCTCTCTTTAACTTCTGAATGGAGCAATTTCTACTTCCAACAACTAGATAATccgaataaacataaaactgcAATTAAAGTATTAATGATAATTCTCCCACCAGACCAACTAGaagactttattataaaatacgcaCCGGAAAACACTAAAATTAACTGGGGCGCAATAAATGAGCTGAGCGTCAGTTTAAGAAAATATGCTGCGAAGAATATGCATTTATCAAGACCCTTATTGGCACCTGAAATGGTCTTGCTCTACGCCAAAGGGGATTACTTGCAATATTGTGTTCCCGCATTGAATTCTATTTTATCAAGTATTAGCAGCAATCACAGTGGCCCAATCGTACAAAAGTTACTAACTGCTCCTGTGTCTCTACAAAAATATGGTATCCGTTTAGCGTTTTCCAGGCTTGGATCGAAAGATCTAAAGCTACTGTTCTCGAAAATGTGGTTATCAACCACCAACGCTACTATACGCGCCATCATATTCCAAAAAACGCACGactttttatgtaataacaCAAACATAGACGACTCAGAGGACATGTGGGAATTATTAGGTAATTTTATCAACAATTTATCGcatatggaaaataaaaatatatacaagttATTAGGCGAAGTAATGAAAATGCCTTACAATGTTAGAGGGAAGTTTTACATGAAAAGTTATAGTTTTCTAAATTCTATGCCCTTTGATGATTATATTCAAGGCATAATAAATGAACTAATCAAAAATACACCTAATGTTGTGAACCAAATAGATATAGAATACATCGCAGATACAATGTTTCAAAGTGTCAACGAAACTTTTGACAAAAGCATATGTACATTACTAAATGTATTTACAACGAAAACACTATTTTGCAAAGATGAAGAAACGCAACTAAGAAATTACGAAAGAATTATAGTTCCTTTAATGGACCGCCAATTACCTTTTTGGGATGTGAAATatgaaaatcaaaaatatgtacaatttaatataaaacgatTACTGAATTCTTTCATCTCAAACTTGAAATACGTTTTATTAGACCGAAATAAAGTTATTCCGGTCAAAATATTCACGAATATACTAAACAAACTTGAAAATTCTTTATCAtctaaagaaaattatgttttcataaCATCTTGGAAACTTCTTACTTTctatattgaattaataaacaCACACAGATCTTCCTTTCCTTTTGTCGAGATCGATGAAACAGATGATATAGTCACAGATGTTAACTACAATCTATACAAGAATATAGAAGACAAATGGGATGAACTTTTTAGAGCAGTTATTCCTTTCTTTGCAAAAGTTTGTACCGATAATCTACACGTAGATGTACAaagatattttcctttaatacACGTATTGTATGGACAGGCCGTAATAAATGTTGTATCTGGTCTGAATCAATGTCATCAACATTATCTTCTATTTAAGCGTATGCTGACTATTGACAAATCACTTGAAAACTGctttataattatcaaatactGCTCGATATATCCACATGATGGACAAGAATCGAATCTGGATGAAATACGAAGTATGCTGGAATCACATACATCCCCAGAGATAAAACTTCATTGTATAGAAAAATTCACTGTTGTAgatcatgaaaatataaaaaaacaggaGAAGTAG
- the LOC115441313 gene encoding uncharacterized protein LOC115441313 isoform X3, giving the protein MIPLELDGDNLGEKHQLYNRLLKEALIKKNIKLTPNFKECGDIENLLKIDVACINKNVNFILEVLKCEDMLYVSRVVKRSTWLITEPEHAHIINIDYLKTHIFPYMTTRAINKLMLSIRIHIKDEKRADQFFEYEAQKNNMEKALKWLPQCSMPFIERTVAKHTELISLHLNKRLCERSITALEVYINHNNQYLHPSSLTNTLFLTYNNTERYLNIIEKLYYIPSFGRKHTKVLMKVCPQKILNNFEKFLGHIDYATCAKYMKREDIKSFLLKQASNEKVNYRFLKYYYIKHFLQRLPKESQLELIIQLKFISTKTSGTLRKEDNNAHKSASNYEWTLLKNDYEWYKIAPFDVAFRHIKKLIRTKSSPVERNSMLATILYCAGNNSKNIHTLLKYYYENHINEPLRFKVQFIEGVLKNLDVLKNKEIWSIINRLFCSMEVYNESTNDNIQKIIDVIIIYNAINKIPNLKIIEDKFSFSTLKEYKNKLLPTERENVFEYLFNNVQKKMENISITEEICYNELVTLMNNILELLNDWEKKLDDYPFIIKKIKELIAIKREKLWDSDLSTLYHVNKIWRKYLFEESIILSPSESVCINALKHGPSLLSRYKNEIQDLFCNNSMPLKTVFNKLRIYWPLSLTSEWSNFYFQQLDNPNKHKTAIKVLMIILPPDQLEDFIIKYAPENTKINWGAINELSVSLRKYAAKNMHLSRPLLAPEMVLLYAKGDYLQYCVPALNSILSSISSNHSGPIVQKLLTAPVSLQKYGIRLAFSRLGSKDLKLLFSKMWLSTTNATIRAIIFQKTHDFLCNNTNIDDSEDMWELLVLTSK; this is encoded by the coding sequence ATGATTCCACTGGAACTAGATGGTGACAATTTGGGAGAGAAACATCAACTTTATAACAGATTGTTAAAGGAGGCTCtcattaaaaagaatataaaattaacacctAACTTCAAGGAGTGTGGAGACATTGAAAATCTCCTGAAAATCGACGTTgcttgcataaataaaaatgttaattttatcctTGAAGTGCTCAAATGCGAAGATATGTTATATGTTTCAAGAGTGGTGAAACGAAGCACTTGGCTGATAACTGAACCCGAACACGCGCATATAATCAACATAGACTATCTAAAAACACATATATTCCCTTATATGACAACCAGAGCGATCAACAAACTAATGCTCAGTATAAGGATTCATATAAAAGACGAAAAAAGAGCAGACCAATTCTTTGAATACGAAGCGCAGAAGAATAATATGGAAAAGGCCCTGAAATGGTTACCGCAGTGTTCAATGCCTTTTATAGAACGAACTGTTGCAAAACATACAGAGCTTATatcattacatttaaataaacgtTTATGTGAGAGGTCTATCACGGCGCTGGAAGTGTACATAAACCATAATAACCAATACTTGCATCCAAGTTCCTTAACAAACACACTGTTTTTAACATACAATAATACTGAAAGATATTTGAACATTATAGaaaaactgtattatatacctagtTTTGGGCGTAAACATACCAAGGTTTTAATGAAAGTGTGCCCtcaaaaaattttaaataattttgaaaaatttttgGGCCACATCGATTACGCTACTTGTGCGAAATATATGAAAAGAGAAGATATCAAATCGTTTTTGTTAAAACAAGCAAGTAACGAAAAAGTAAACTACCGCTTTCTTAAATACTATTACATCAAGCATTTTCTTCAGCGATTGCCTAAAGAAAGTCAATTGGAacttataatacaattaaagttCATTAGCACTAAAACATCTGGTACACTTAGAAAGGAAGATAATAATGCACATAAAAGCGCGTCCAATTACGAATGGACACTTCTGAAAAATGATTATGAATGGTATAAAATAGCTCCTTTTGATGTAGCTTttcgtcatataaaaaaattaatacgaaCTAAATCCTCACCTGTTGAGAGAAATTCAATGCTAGCCACTATTTTATATTGCGCTGGTAATAACAGTAAGAATATACATACTTTGCTAAAATATTACTATGAAAACCATATAAACGAACCACTTAGGTTCAAGGTACAATTTATAGAAGGAGTATTAAAAAATTTGGATGTTcttaaaaacaaagaaatttgGTCGATTATAAATCGATTGTTCTGTAGTATGGAAGTGTATAATGAGTCTACTAATGATAACATCCAAAAAATTattgatgttattataatttataatgctataaataaaataccgaatttgaaaattattgaaGACAAATTTTCATTTAGCACTTTAAAGgaatacaaaaacaaactatTGCCAACTGAAAGggaaaatgtttttgaatatcTATTTAACAATgtgcaaaaaaaaatggaaaatatatctattacaGAAGAGATATGTTACAATGAGTTAGTtacattaatgaataatattctcGAGCTACTTAATGATTGGGAAAAGAAGTTAGATGATTATCCATTTATCATTAAGAAAATAAAGGAGTTGATTGCAATTAAACGAGAAAAATTATGGGACTCAGATTTATCGACTCTCTATCATGTCAATAAAATATGGCGAAAATACTTGTTCGAAGAATCAATTATCCTATCGCCTTCGGAGTCAGTATGCATCAACGCTCTTAAGCATGGCCCGAGTCTATTATCACGTTACAAGAATGAAATACaggatttgttttgtaataattctATGCCTTTGAAAACTGTCTTCAATAAACTACGCATATACTGGCCGCTCTCTTTAACTTCTGAATGGAGCAATTTCTACTTCCAACAACTAGATAATccgaataaacataaaactgcAATTAAAGTATTAATGATAATTCTCCCACCAGACCAACTAGaagactttattataaaatacgcaCCGGAAAACACTAAAATTAACTGGGGCGCAATAAATGAGCTGAGCGTCAGTTTAAGAAAATATGCTGCGAAGAATATGCATTTATCAAGACCCTTATTGGCACCTGAAATGGTCTTGCTCTACGCCAAAGGGGATTACTTGCAATATTGTGTTCCCGCATTGAATTCTATTTTATCAAGTATTAGCAGCAATCACAGTGGCCCAATCGTACAAAAGTTACTAACTGCTCCTGTGTCTCTACAAAAATATGGTATCCGTTTAGCGTTTTCCAGGCTTGGATCGAAAGATCTAAAGCTACTGTTCTCGAAAATGTGGTTATCAACCACCAACGCTACTATACGCGCCATCATATTCCAAAAAACGCACGactttttatgtaataacaCAAACATAGACGACTCAGAGGACATGTGGGAATTATTAG